In Alteromonas sp. V450, the following proteins share a genomic window:
- a CDS encoding phosphoglycerate kinase gives MAIPSMNDMALKGQRVLIRQDLNVPVKDGKVTSDARIKASIPTIKAALDAGAAVMVMSHLGRPTGGEPADEFSLQPVVDYLNNALDVPVKLVKDYLDGVELSEGELVILENVRFNNGEKKDDETLAKQYAALCDIFVMDAFGTAHRAQASTHGVAKFAPKACAGPLLAAELDALGKALDNPKRPMVAIVGGSKVSTKLTVLKTLAEKVDQLIVGGGIANTFIAAQGHNVGKSLVEMDLTEQATQLMNEAQANGGNIPVPTDVVVGKAFDENTEATLKLVSDVADDDMIFDIGPDSSKALEDIIKNAGTIVWNGPVGVFEFEQFSAGTKALSEAIAASDAFSIAGGGDTLAAVDKYGIADKVSYISTGGGAFLEFLEGKTLPAVAVLEEKNK, from the coding sequence ATGGCAATTCCAAGCATGAACGATATGGCCCTTAAAGGTCAGCGCGTATTAATTAGACAAGACTTAAACGTGCCGGTAAAAGACGGCAAAGTAACTTCTGATGCGCGTATCAAAGCATCTATCCCTACGATTAAAGCTGCCCTTGATGCAGGTGCGGCTGTTATGGTGATGTCTCACCTTGGCCGTCCTACTGGGGGCGAGCCTGCTGATGAATTTTCTCTTCAACCTGTTGTTGATTATCTTAACAACGCTCTAGATGTGCCGGTAAAGCTAGTAAAAGATTACCTGGACGGTGTTGAACTTAGCGAAGGTGAGCTCGTCATTCTTGAAAACGTACGCTTTAACAACGGCGAAAAGAAAGACGATGAAACGTTAGCAAAACAGTACGCAGCACTTTGCGATATTTTTGTAATGGATGCCTTCGGTACTGCTCACCGTGCACAAGCGTCTACCCACGGCGTTGCCAAATTTGCACCAAAAGCCTGCGCTGGCCCACTACTTGCGGCAGAGTTAGATGCATTAGGTAAAGCATTGGATAACCCTAAGCGCCCAATGGTTGCCATTGTTGGTGGCTCTAAAGTATCAACAAAGTTGACTGTGCTAAAAACGCTGGCTGAAAAAGTTGACCAGCTTATTGTTGGTGGCGGTATTGCCAACACTTTCATTGCTGCTCAAGGCCATAATGTGGGTAAGTCACTAGTAGAGATGGACCTTACCGAGCAAGCCACGCAGCTTATGAATGAAGCGCAGGCGAATGGCGGTAATATTCCAGTGCCAACAGATGTGGTCGTTGGCAAAGCGTTTGATGAAAATACCGAAGCGACGCTTAAACTTGTCAGTGACGTTGCCGACGACGATATGATTTTTGATATTGGTCCAGATTCTTCAAAAGCGTTAGAAGATATCATCAAAAACGCGGGTACTATTGTATGGAATGGCCCTGTAGGTGTATTTGAATTTGAACAGTTCAGTGCGGGTACAAAGGCGCTGTCTGAGGCGATTGCGGCTAGCGACGCATTCTCAATTGCAGGTGGCGGTGATACACTAGCGGCAGTTGATAAATACGGCATTGCCGATAAGGTTTCTTATATCTCAACAGGTGGCGGCGCGTTCCTTGAGTTTTTGGAAGGCAAAACATTACCTGCGGTAGCGGTACTAGAAGAAAAAAACAAAT
- the epd gene encoding erythrose-4-phosphate dehydrogenase: MVNIAINGFGRIGRNVLRALYESGRNNEFNVVAINDIAKPEGIAHLLKYDTAHGRFRFDVALKNNTLNVAGDDITLLAISDIKDLPWKDLGVDIVLECTGKFDDRASGQAHLDAGAGKVLFSSPGTPDLDNTVIFGTNEDTLTSEQKLVSNGSCTTNCIVPVIQALDTAFGVESGTITTIHASMHDQQVIDAYHEDLRRTRAASQSIIPVDTRLAAGIERILPKFAGKFEAIAVRVPTINVTAMDLSVTLQSKVTIEQVNQALRNAKAGRLQGILDYTEEPLVSVDFNHDPHSCIVDGTQTRVSHKQLVKTLVWCDNEWGFANRMLDTAKVMFDAK, encoded by the coding sequence ATGGTAAATATTGCCATAAATGGGTTTGGTCGCATTGGTCGCAACGTGTTGCGCGCGCTGTATGAAAGTGGGCGCAACAACGAATTTAACGTGGTGGCCATTAACGACATTGCTAAACCCGAAGGCATAGCACATTTACTTAAATACGATACCGCCCACGGGCGGTTCCGTTTTGATGTGGCCTTAAAAAACAACACGCTTAATGTGGCAGGCGACGATATTACACTGCTCGCGATAAGCGACATAAAAGACCTTCCGTGGAAAGACTTAGGCGTTGATATTGTGCTTGAGTGTACGGGGAAATTTGATGACAGGGCATCGGGGCAAGCGCATTTAGATGCAGGTGCTGGTAAAGTGCTTTTCTCGTCACCTGGAACACCCGATTTAGACAATACGGTTATTTTTGGTACCAACGAAGACACGTTGACCAGTGAACAAAAATTAGTCTCTAACGGCTCTTGCACCACAAACTGCATTGTTCCTGTTATTCAAGCGCTAGATACCGCGTTTGGTGTTGAAAGTGGTACGATCACAACCATTCACGCCTCTATGCACGACCAGCAAGTTATCGACGCCTATCACGAAGATTTGCGCAGAACGCGCGCTGCAAGTCAGTCGATTATTCCCGTTGATACACGCCTTGCTGCCGGTATTGAGCGCATTTTGCCTAAGTTTGCGGGTAAGTTTGAAGCCATTGCGGTTCGCGTACCTACTATTAATGTTACTGCTATGGATTTAAGCGTAACGCTTCAATCTAAGGTAACGATTGAGCAAGTAAACCAAGCCCTTCGCAATGCAAAAGCGGGGCGTTTACAGGGCATTTTGGATTACACCGAAGAGCCTTTGGTGTCGGTAGATTTCAATCACGACCCTCACTCGTGTATTGTAGATGGCACACAAACAAGAGTTAGTCACAAACAACTGGTTAAAACACTAGTGTGGTGTGACAACGAATGGGGTTTTGCAAACCGTATGCTCGATACCGCAAAAGTGATGTTCGACGCAAAATAA